The nucleotide sequence ACAAACTCAATGAGACTTGTGTGACCGTGGTAGGTGATCTCGATGTTTTCCTTAGGGGTAAAGACGATTGGCCGGTTCGAGATGGTGTGTGGGCAGATGGGGGTGAGGACGCAGGCATCGATGGTGGGGCTGATGATCGGCCCCCCGGCGGCAAGGGAGTAGGCGGTCGAGCCATTCGGGGTTGCGATGATCACTCCGTCAGCTTGGAAGGTATTGAGGAAAAGACCATCGACATGGATCGAGACTTCAACGAGATGGGGGGTGCGTGCCCGGTGGAGGACACAGTCGTTCATCGCAAAAAAGGTTTGTCCACCGCTTGACTTCCCTTCAAACATCAGCCGCTCTTCTATCGTATAGGCGCCACTGACAAGATCTTCTAAGCTGGAGAGCATATCGGGGATGGGAACATCGGCCATAAAGCCTAAGTGCCCGAGGTTAATCCCAAGGATGGCGCCGCTTAGGTGGGAGTATTGATGGGCCACCCGAAGGATCGAACCATCACCTCCCATTGTCATGAGGACCTCAATCGATTGGGGATCGACCGAAGAAAGAGGGTCAGTCCTAAGCGCCTCTGCTTTGTCATCTTCAACCACCACTTGACATCCCTTTTTAGTGAGAAATGCAAGAGCCTCTTCAGCGAGCTTTTTCGCCTCTTTTTCGTGAACTTTGGGGAAGAGAGCAATGATCATGAAGCGACCTGGACATTCAAAGCTTTTGCAATGTTTTCTGGGGTGATCCCATACCGCTCTAGAAGATCGCTATGCTTCCCATGCTCGATCAGCTGATCGGGAATTCCAAAGTTTTTCACCCGGAGGTGGGAAAGCTCATTTTGGAGAATAAAGGTATTG is from Candidatus Neptunochlamydia vexilliferae and encodes:
- a CDS encoding NAD(+)/NADH kinase — translated: MIIALFPKVHEKEAKKLAEEALAFLTKKGCQVVVEDDKAEALRTDPLSSVDPQSIEVLMTMGGDGSILRVAHQYSHLSGAILGINLGHLGFMADVPIPDMLSSLEDLVSGAYTIEERLMFEGKSSGGQTFFAMNDCVLHRARTPHLVEVSIHVDGLFLNTFQADGVIIATPNGSTAYSLAAGGPIISPTIDACVLTPICPHTISNRPIVFTPKENIEITYHGHTSLIEFVADGLHHFELKPGDTITLTKSTRTFKLVSLNRTDYFSTLRHKLGWSGKLR